A stretch of the Solanum dulcamara chromosome 6, daSolDulc1.2, whole genome shotgun sequence genome encodes the following:
- the LOC129891343 gene encoding nucleotide pyrophosphatase/phosphodiesterase-like produces MLFQQERDGSNEYADYQPGSLMTTDTLIKDLDNIDAVFLIGDLPYANGYISKWDHFTAQVEPITSRVPFMIASGNHERTWENSGSIYNGLESGGECGVPAETLYYVPAENRAKFWYADDYGTFHFCIIDTEHDWREGSEQYKCIEQCFASANRHKQPWLIFSAHHVLGYSSNDWYAKEGSFEEPMGREHLQKL; encoded by the exons ATGTTGTTTCAGCAAGAGCGCGATGGTTCAAATGAATATGCTGATTATCAGCCAGGTTCACTTATGACAACTGACACTCTTATTAAGGACCTTGATAACATTGACGCGGTTTTCCTTATTGGAGATCTCCCCTATGCAAATGGATATATCTCAAAATGGGATCACTTTACAGCGCAAGTAGAACCAATAACATCGAGAGTACCTTTCATGATTGCAAG TGGTAATCATGAAAGAACTTGGGAGAACAGTGGATCAATATACAATGGTCTAGAATCAGGTGGAGAATGCGGTGTACCAGCTGAAACATTATACTATGTTCCTGCAGAAAATAGAGCTAAGTTCTG GTATGCAGATGATTATGGCACGTTTCACTTCTGTATAATAGACACTGAGCATGACTGGAGAGAGGGATCTGAACAATACAAGTGCATCGAGCAATGTTTTGCATCAGCCAATAGACATAAACAACCTTGGTTGATTTTCTCTGCTCATCATGTTCTTGGTTACTCGTCTAATGACTGGTATGCTAAGGAAGGCTCATTTGAAGAGCCCATGGGAAGAGAGCATTTGCAAAAGCTCTGA